In one window of Alphaproteobacteria bacterium DNA:
- a CDS encoding ATP-binding cassette domain-containing protein, which translates to MLKLQNVSKHFNDQTILDNISLTIEKGSIVGLMGPSGCGKSTLLRCIQGFESYDKGSILCQEKVCLILQDFQLFPHMNVLDNITYGMRHVLKIPKKQAEIEALSLLRELGLEDKAKVMPHTLSGGQKQRVAILRAMASKADLLLLDEPTSALDAQSIGEVVQLIKKLNAMGLTLLVVSHDELFLKMITTTIYGLKQGALLEQN; encoded by the coding sequence ATGCTTAAGCTTCAAAATGTATCCAAGCATTTTAATGACCAAACGATCTTAGATAATATCAGTCTCACGATCGAAAAAGGGTCCATTGTAGGGCTTATGGGGCCATCAGGATGTGGTAAATCAACACTTTTAAGATGTATCCAGGGTTTTGAATCTTATGATAAAGGTTCGATTCTGTGCCAGGAAAAAGTGTGTTTGATATTACAAGATTTCCAATTATTTCCGCATATGAATGTGCTTGATAATATTACCTATGGCATGAGGCATGTCTTGAAAATACCGAAGAAACAAGCGGAAATTGAAGCGCTTAGCTTACTTAGAGAGCTTGGTCTTGAGGATAAAGCAAAAGTTATGCCGCATACTTTGTCAGGCGGGCAGAAACAACGTGTGGCGATTTTGCGGGCAATGGCATCGAAAGCTGATTTATTATTGCTCGACGAGCCAACATCAGCCTTGGACGCGCAATCAATTGGCGAGGTTGTTCAATTGATCAAAAAATTAAACGCGATGGGTTTGACGCTTTTGGTTGTGTCGCATGACGAGTTGTTTTTAAAAATGATTACAACGACGATATATGGGTTGAAGCAAGGTGCATTGCTTGAACAGAATTAG
- a CDS encoding amino acid ABC transporter permease, protein MYSDILYILGGVGVTLQYTIVSLLIGFSLGILLGILKFLSKRPYLINFFISVFRGTPLLLQLSFAYFVLPELIGFNLSVFEAGILALGLNSAAYMTEIIWAGIKSIPKGQFEAAKTLHISSFLMWKDIILPQVLNRMMPALANEVITLLKETALISVIGEVDIMRRAQYLAAEQFNYFKPLCIAGLSYYLLVQILTFIFNYIQKRWHYA, encoded by the coding sequence ATGTACAGTGATATTCTTTATATTTTGGGGGGCGTGGGTGTCACGCTCCAATACACGATTGTGTCCTTATTAATAGGTTTTTCGCTTGGTATTTTATTAGGCATCTTAAAATTTTTAAGCAAAAGACCTTACTTGATTAATTTTTTTATTTCTGTTTTTAGGGGGACGCCGCTTTTACTCCAATTAAGTTTTGCTTATTTTGTGTTGCCCGAACTTATTGGTTTTAATTTAAGTGTTTTTGAAGCAGGTATTTTAGCGCTCGGGTTGAATTCTGCAGCTTATATGACTGAAATTATTTGGGCAGGGATAAAAAGCATCCCTAAAGGACAATTTGAAGCCGCTAAAACCCTTCATATTTCATCTTTTTTAATGTGGAAAGATATTATTTTGCCGCAAGTGCTTAATCGCATGATGCCAGCTTTGGCGAATGAAGTGATCACTCTTTTGAAGGAAACAGCGCTTATTTCGGTAATTGGTGAAGTCGATATTATGCGTCGCGCGCAATATTTAGCAGCTGAACAATTTAATTATTTTAAACCCTTATGTATTGCAGGTCTGTCTTATTATTTATTGGTTCAAATTTTAACGTTTATATTTAATTATATTCAAAAAAGGTGGCATTATGCTTAA